The following are encoded in a window of Arthrobacter antioxidans genomic DNA:
- a CDS encoding molybdopterin-dependent oxidoreductase has product MRRPAWAAVSGALAVGLGVIAGELAAAALSPSVSPVSAVGSSVVDRVPPAVKDWAIAWFGTADKAVLLATIAAVITGIALAAGALEYRRAFAGRAVVVGFGIVGALAVASRPQSSTVSLVPPAVATLVAILVLGALIRALRTWSRAADDGVEGSLPARRRFLQGAGGTAVVAVATGAAATGVRSSQSAVTQQRSSITLPAPAGAVPPAEGSFVPEGADLGIEGISGLVTPTEDFYRIDTALVVPVVDAADWSLKVTGLVDREIEITFDELLALPLIERHVTLACVSNTVGGDLTGNARWLGWPVRELLARAGVRPEADMVLSRSVDGFTAGTPLDALTDARDSLLAVGMNGAPLPVEHGFPVRLVVPGLYGFVSATKWVTELKVTRFADDTAYWSTRGWSERGPVKTSSRIDVPRPRASVPAGDVVVGGVAWAQHRGVEAVEVRVDGGPWQRAALARPISADTWCQYSATLSLQAGEHTLQVRAVDREGGVQSEDTVPPAPDGAEGLHTVTFSVT; this is encoded by the coding sequence ATGCGACGCCCCGCGTGGGCAGCCGTCTCCGGCGCGCTGGCGGTGGGGCTGGGGGTGATCGCCGGTGAGTTGGCGGCAGCCGCACTGAGCCCCTCCGTCAGCCCGGTCAGCGCGGTGGGCTCCTCCGTCGTCGACCGCGTGCCCCCGGCCGTCAAGGACTGGGCGATCGCCTGGTTCGGGACCGCGGACAAGGCCGTTCTCCTGGCGACGATCGCCGCCGTCATCACCGGGATCGCCCTCGCCGCCGGTGCGCTCGAGTACCGGCGGGCCTTCGCCGGCAGGGCTGTCGTCGTCGGCTTCGGGATCGTCGGTGCGCTCGCCGTGGCCTCGCGCCCGCAGTCCTCCACCGTCTCCCTCGTTCCCCCCGCGGTGGCCACGCTCGTCGCGATCCTCGTCCTCGGCGCGCTCATCAGGGCGCTGCGCACGTGGTCCCGGGCGGCCGACGACGGCGTGGAGGGCTCGCTCCCGGCGCGCCGCCGGTTCCTCCAGGGCGCCGGAGGCACCGCCGTCGTCGCCGTCGCCACCGGCGCGGCGGCCACCGGCGTGCGCTCCTCCCAGTCCGCCGTGACGCAGCAGCGCTCGTCGATCACGCTGCCCGCGCCCGCCGGGGCGGTGCCGCCTGCGGAGGGGTCCTTCGTCCCCGAGGGCGCGGACCTCGGGATCGAGGGCATCAGCGGGCTCGTCACGCCGACCGAGGACTTCTACCGGATCGACACCGCCCTCGTGGTGCCCGTCGTCGACGCCGCGGACTGGTCCCTGAAGGTCACGGGACTCGTGGACCGCGAGATCGAGATCACGTTCGACGAACTGCTCGCCCTGCCCCTGATCGAGCGCCACGTGACCCTGGCCTGCGTGTCCAACACCGTGGGCGGAGACCTGACCGGCAACGCGCGCTGGCTCGGCTGGCCCGTGCGCGAGCTCCTGGCCCGGGCCGGCGTGCGGCCGGAGGCCGACATGGTGCTGTCGCGGAGCGTCGACGGCTTCACCGCCGGCACGCCGCTCGACGCCCTGACCGATGCGCGGGACTCGCTGCTCGCCGTCGGCATGAACGGGGCGCCGCTTCCCGTGGAGCACGGATTCCCGGTCCGGCTCGTGGTCCCGGGTCTCTACGGCTTCGTGTCCGCGACCAAATGGGTGACCGAGCTGAAGGTCACCCGCTTCGCCGACGACACGGCGTACTGGTCCACGCGCGGCTGGTCCGAGCGCGGCCCTGTCAAGACCTCCTCCCGGATCGACGTGCCGCGTCCGAGGGCGAGCGTTCCCGCGGGCGACGTCGTCGTCGGCGGGGTGGCCTGGGCGCAGCACCGGGGCGTGGAGGCCGTCGAGGTGAGGGTCGACGGCGGCCCGTGGCAGCGTGCCGCACTCGCACGGCCGATCTCCGCCGACACGTGGTGCCAGTACAGCGCCACGCTGTCACTGCAGGCCGGCGAGCACACCCTCCAGGTGCGGGCGGTGGACCGGGAGGGCGGCGTGCAGTCCGAGGACACGGTGCCCCCGGCGCCCGACGGCGCCGAAGGGCTGCACACGGTAACGTTCTCGGTGACCTAG
- the moaC gene encoding cyclic pyranopterin monophosphate synthase MoaC produces the protein MSTPPPTEGLSHVRSDGTAHMVDVSGKQATVRQAVAEATLETTPDVVALITDGSLPKGDALAVARVAGIMAAKQTSTLIPLCHPLPLSKVTVDFEPDGGRVRVVVLAKTTSLTGVEMEALTGASVAALTLYDMIKAVDKHAVITGTRVLSKSGGKSGDWTV, from the coding sequence ATGAGCACCCCACCCCCCACCGAGGGCCTCTCCCACGTCCGGTCCGACGGCACCGCCCACATGGTCGACGTCTCCGGCAAGCAGGCGACCGTCCGCCAGGCCGTCGCCGAGGCGACCCTCGAGACCACGCCCGACGTCGTCGCCCTCATCACCGACGGCAGCCTGCCCAAGGGGGACGCCCTCGCCGTCGCCCGTGTCGCCGGCATCATGGCGGCCAAGCAGACCTCCACCCTGATCCCGCTGTGCCACCCGCTGCCGCTGTCGAAGGTGACCGTCGACTTCGAGCCCGACGGCGGCCGCGTGCGGGTCGTGGTGCTCGCGAAGACCACCTCGCTCACGGGCGTCGAGATGGAGGCCCTGACGGGCGCGTCCGTCGCCGCGCTGACCCTCTACGACATGATCAAGGCCGTGGACAAGCACGCCGTCATCACCGGCACGCGCGTGCTCTCCAAGTCCGGCGGCAAGAGCGGGGACTGGACCGTATGA
- the moaA gene encoding GTP 3',8-cyclase MoaA — MGIQLGMPRVARGGTVEGLLDTHGRQATDMRLSLTDKCNLRCTYCMPAEGLNWLQKDQVLSRQEIVRLVRIGVDLLGVRELRLTGGEPLVRADLLDIIRDIRTNHADLPISMTTNALGLDRRAVQLKDAGLTRINVSMDSLHPETFAQLTRRPFLDRVLRGIEAAAEAGLGLVKINAVLMRGINDHEAPDLVEWAVSRGFELRFIEQMPLDADHGWTKEGMVTAAEMRALVETRFVLTPDPRNRDGAPAERWEVRSKAAPDVVLGTVGIIASVTEPFCADCRRTRVTAEGKIMSCLFSHEETDLRGLLRSDADDEAVAQRWRDAMWLKPRAHGMSHTGLGADDFVQPDRSMSAIGG, encoded by the coding sequence ATGGGAATCCAACTGGGAATGCCGCGCGTCGCCCGCGGGGGCACGGTCGAAGGCCTTCTGGACACCCACGGGAGGCAGGCGACGGACATGCGCCTGTCGCTGACGGACAAGTGCAACCTGCGGTGCACCTACTGCATGCCGGCCGAGGGCCTGAACTGGCTGCAGAAGGACCAGGTGCTGTCCCGCCAGGAGATCGTCCGGCTGGTGCGCATCGGCGTGGACCTGCTCGGTGTCCGTGAGCTGCGGCTGACGGGCGGGGAACCGCTCGTCCGGGCCGACCTGCTCGACATCATCCGTGACATCCGCACGAACCACGCCGACCTGCCGATCTCGATGACGACCAACGCCCTCGGCCTGGACCGCCGTGCCGTGCAGCTGAAGGACGCAGGGCTCACACGCATCAACGTCTCCATGGACTCCCTGCACCCCGAGACCTTCGCCCAGCTGACCCGCCGGCCGTTCCTGGACCGTGTGCTCCGGGGCATCGAGGCGGCCGCCGAAGCCGGGCTGGGCCTCGTGAAGATCAACGCCGTGCTGATGCGCGGCATCAACGACCACGAGGCGCCCGATCTCGTGGAATGGGCGGTGTCCCGCGGCTTCGAACTGCGCTTCATCGAGCAGATGCCCCTCGACGCCGATCACGGCTGGACGAAGGAGGGCATGGTGACCGCCGCGGAGATGCGCGCGCTGGTCGAGACGCGCTTCGTCCTCACCCCGGACCCCCGGAACCGCGACGGCGCGCCCGCCGAGCGGTGGGAGGTCCGGTCGAAGGCCGCTCCCGACGTCGTCCTCGGGACCGTCGGCATCATCGCGTCGGTCACGGAGCCGTTCTGTGCCGACTGCCGACGGACGCGCGTGACGGCCGAGGGCAAGATCATGAGTTGCCTCTTCTCCCACGAGGAGACGGACCTGCGCGGCCTCCTGCGCTCCGACGCGGACGACGAGGCCGTGGCCCAGCGCTGGCGGGACGCCATGTGGCTGAAGCCGCGGGCGCACGGGATGAGCCATACGGGACTCGGCGCCGACGACTTCGTCCAGCCCGACCGGTCGATGAGCGCCATCGGTGGCTGA
- a CDS encoding heparan-alpha-glucosaminide N-acetyltransferase domain-containing protein, with translation MHTTSAPRRLTGIDAARGVALFGMMSTHILPLYAPGTTDATWTALLFSGRASGLFAVVAGIGLALLTGGHVPHRDRTLSADRTGIAVRALVIALIGLVLGGVETNIAIILVHYGVLFLLALPFVGLRLRALAAWTAGWLLVAPVVAYLLRPLVTAAVDPPSVGGNPVFEHFLVPTTLAADLFLTGYYPVLQWLGFILVGLMIGRLDLSRLGVQLGLLGAGVLAAAGARLLSAQLLGPGGGLAALLATPDGSRYPLEAMLDVGLAGVDQSGSWWWLAVSAPHSGTTLDLVHVAGSAAAVVAVCLLLTRRFPQALLPLSAPGAMTLTLYALHICVMSWADKLVPLPDPLLVFWLQVAAAIAIGILFQRVRSRGPLELLASGAANAARDGRADARH, from the coding sequence ATGCACACGACGTCCGCGCCCCGCCGCCTGACCGGGATCGACGCGGCGCGCGGCGTGGCCCTCTTCGGCATGATGAGCACCCACATCCTGCCGCTCTACGCGCCGGGCACCACGGACGCCACGTGGACCGCGCTGCTGTTCTCGGGCCGGGCGTCAGGCCTCTTCGCCGTCGTCGCGGGGATCGGGCTGGCCCTGCTGACGGGAGGGCATGTCCCCCACCGCGACCGGACGCTCTCCGCCGACCGCACGGGCATCGCGGTCCGCGCCCTCGTGATCGCCCTCATCGGGCTCGTCCTCGGCGGCGTGGAGACGAACATCGCCATCATCCTCGTCCACTACGGTGTGCTGTTCCTCCTGGCACTGCCGTTCGTGGGCCTGCGGCTGCGGGCGCTCGCGGCGTGGACGGCCGGCTGGCTGCTGGTCGCCCCGGTGGTCGCCTACCTGCTGCGGCCCCTGGTGACCGCGGCCGTGGACCCGCCCTCGGTGGGCGGCAACCCGGTCTTCGAGCACTTCCTCGTGCCGACGACGCTCGCCGCGGACCTCTTCCTGACCGGGTACTACCCCGTGCTGCAGTGGCTCGGCTTCATCCTCGTGGGACTGATGATCGGGCGGCTGGACCTGTCACGGCTCGGCGTGCAGCTGGGGCTCCTCGGTGCGGGCGTGCTCGCCGCGGCCGGGGCCAGGCTGCTCAGTGCCCAGCTCCTCGGGCCCGGCGGCGGCCTCGCCGCCCTCCTGGCGACGCCGGACGGCAGCCGCTACCCGCTGGAGGCGATGCTCGACGTCGGGCTCGCGGGCGTGGACCAGTCCGGCTCGTGGTGGTGGCTCGCGGTCAGCGCACCCCACTCCGGGACGACGCTCGATCTGGTGCACGTGGCGGGCTCCGCTGCGGCCGTCGTCGCGGTCTGCCTCCTGCTCACGCGCCGGTTCCCCCAGGCGCTCCTGCCGCTCTCGGCACCGGGGGCCATGACGCTGACCCTGTACGCCCTCCACATCTGCGTCATGAGCTGGGCGGACAAGCTGGTCCCGCTCCCGGACCCGCTGCTGGTCTTCTGGCTGCAGGTGGCCGCCGCGATCGCCATCGGCATCCTGTTCCAGCGCGTACGGTCCCGCGGACCCCTGGAACTGCTCGCCTCCGGTGCGGCGAACGCGGCGCGGGACGGACGCGCCGACGCCCGGCACTGA
- a CDS encoding CHAD domain-containing protein, producing MEIERKFDVDDDAAVPLLHDLPGVGRVDQPVEFRLEAEYFDTEDLRLASRRITVRRRTGGEDAGWHLKIPAGPDERHEHHEPLGRKADGVPTTLLDLIRVHVRDRALVPVARLTTRRIVHHLHGEDGGVLADLMDDRVQADVLLPAPAGLHWREWEIELVDGSIDLLDAAQARVTDAGARPSAHSSKLERTLGSMLRTVADGRPTPTPDGPAGDVLLAYLHEQLTVLEQQDPQVRQDAPDAVHRMRVATRRVRSVLGTYRSLLEDAGAVRLLREELKWLAGVLGRARDAEVMHARLKEMLADEPADLLLGPVERRVDLELGDGYRKAHARALKALDSERYFRLVDTLESLLAAPALTARAAEPAARVIPELLNRDIRRLRAAVHEARHHPAGLGDHPALHQARKDAKRLRYAAEAAAPVGRKKIARVADAALGIQKILGEHQDSVVTRDLLRRLGAATSQQGENGFTYGRLHALEQVAALRAESRFRREWKYFPTALGTK from the coding sequence GTGGAGATTGAACGGAAGTTCGACGTCGACGACGACGCCGCGGTTCCTTTGTTGCACGACCTTCCCGGGGTGGGGAGGGTCGACCAGCCGGTCGAGTTTCGCCTCGAGGCCGAATACTTCGATACCGAGGACCTCCGGTTGGCTTCCCGGCGCATCACGGTGCGACGGCGAACCGGGGGTGAGGACGCCGGCTGGCACCTCAAGATCCCCGCCGGCCCCGACGAACGCCACGAACACCATGAGCCGCTGGGCAGGAAGGCCGATGGCGTCCCCACCACACTCCTGGACCTGATCCGGGTGCACGTCAGGGACAGGGCGCTGGTGCCGGTCGCCCGGCTGACGACGCGACGCATCGTGCACCACCTCCACGGCGAGGACGGCGGGGTCCTGGCCGACCTCATGGACGACCGCGTCCAGGCGGACGTGCTTCTTCCCGCACCGGCCGGCCTGCACTGGCGCGAATGGGAGATCGAGCTCGTCGACGGGTCGATCGACCTGCTCGATGCCGCGCAGGCACGGGTCACGGACGCGGGTGCGCGCCCGTCCGCCCACAGCTCCAAGCTGGAGCGGACCCTGGGCTCCATGCTCCGCACCGTCGCGGACGGGCGACCCACACCGACGCCGGACGGTCCGGCCGGGGACGTGCTGCTCGCCTACCTCCACGAGCAGCTGACCGTCCTCGAGCAGCAGGATCCCCAGGTGCGGCAGGACGCACCCGACGCGGTCCACCGCATGCGGGTCGCCACGCGGCGCGTGCGATCCGTCCTGGGCACGTACCGCTCCCTGCTGGAGGACGCCGGCGCCGTACGGCTCCTGCGCGAGGAACTGAAGTGGCTCGCCGGCGTCCTCGGCCGGGCACGGGATGCGGAGGTCATGCACGCGCGGCTCAAGGAGATGCTGGCCGACGAGCCCGCTGACCTCCTGCTGGGCCCGGTCGAGCGCAGGGTGGACCTGGAACTCGGGGACGGCTACCGGAAGGCGCATGCCAGGGCTCTCAAGGCGCTGGACTCGGAACGCTACTTCCGGCTGGTCGACACACTGGAGTCACTGCTGGCGGCCCCGGCCCTGACCGCACGGGCTGCCGAGCCGGCGGCCCGTGTGATCCCGGAGCTCCTGAACCGGGACATCCGACGCCTGCGCGCGGCCGTCCACGAGGCCAGGCACCACCCCGCAGGGCTGGGCGACCATCCCGCCCTCCATCAGGCGCGCAAGGACGCCAAACGGCTCCGGTATGCAGCGGAAGCCGCGGCGCCGGTCGGGCGGAAGAAGATCGCACGCGTCGCGGACGCCGCCCTGGGGATCCAGAAGATCCTCGGCGAGCATCAGGACAGCGTCGTGACGCGTGACCTGCTGCGCCGCCTCGGCGCCGCGACCTCGCAGCAGGGCGAGAACGGGTTCACCTACGGCCGGCTGCATGCCCTGGAGCAGGTCGCCGCCCTGCGGGCCGAATCGCGGTTCCGCCGGGAGTGGAAGTACTTTCCCACGGCGCTCGGCACGAAATAG
- a CDS encoding MoaD/ThiS family protein produces the protein MLVRYFGAAKAATGVGEERLPGGRTLSAVLDELRARPASPGAPSLATVLGRSSFLLNEVALRDTSTVLGDDDVLDVLPPFAGG, from the coding sequence GTGCTCGTGAGGTATTTCGGGGCGGCGAAGGCCGCCACCGGCGTCGGGGAGGAGCGGCTGCCCGGTGGGCGCACGCTTTCCGCCGTGCTCGACGAGCTGCGCGCACGCCCTGCCTCGCCCGGCGCTCCGTCGCTGGCGACGGTCCTCGGGCGCAGCAGTTTCCTGCTCAACGAGGTGGCGCTGCGGGACACCTCGACCGTCCTCGGGGACGACGACGTGCTGGACGTCCTGCCGCCCTTCGCCGGAGGCTAG
- the glp gene encoding gephyrin-like molybdotransferase Glp, translating into MRRTVAEHQAAVAALLHPGSGYRRTAAEVLALGDALGRALVEDVHAPVSLPPFDNSQMDGYAVHADDLAGTAPLTVAEPIPAGIVPPPLRPGTAAPIMTGAMLPAGAAAVVPIERAQPDRFYSAADRAAGTATVRLPGGIDAGRFVRRAGSDIAEGGIALPAGTLLGAAQLGLLAACGVGEVRVAPRFRVLLLSTGDEVAEPGTDLAPGRIYDANTTLLEAALREAGAHVTRHRLLGDDPAVLREALAGITAGSTDLVLSSGGISQGAYEVVKQALAASGVEFSSVALQPGGPQAHGTISGVPFLGFPGNPVSAIVSFEMFLRPALHRLTGVPAPRPVLEAVLAEGVDSPPAKHQVRRGVYRAGRVALVGGPESHLLHALAAANCLVHLPEGVASLARGDRVMVTLIGPIPADPVASDGPITADGAGSGGMDSAERTPS; encoded by the coding sequence ATGAGACGAACCGTCGCCGAACACCAGGCCGCGGTGGCCGCACTCCTGCACCCGGGCAGCGGGTACCGCCGCACGGCTGCGGAGGTGCTCGCGCTCGGCGACGCGCTGGGCCGGGCACTGGTGGAGGACGTGCACGCGCCGGTGAGCCTCCCACCGTTCGACAACTCCCAGATGGACGGGTACGCCGTCCACGCCGACGACCTCGCGGGGACGGCCCCGCTCACGGTGGCCGAACCCATCCCGGCCGGCATCGTGCCGCCGCCGCTCCGGCCGGGGACGGCCGCCCCGATCATGACCGGCGCCATGCTGCCGGCCGGCGCCGCCGCCGTCGTGCCCATCGAGCGGGCACAGCCCGACCGGTTCTACTCCGCAGCGGACCGGGCGGCCGGGACCGCGACCGTGCGCCTCCCCGGCGGCATCGACGCCGGACGCTTCGTGCGGCGGGCCGGCAGCGACATCGCCGAGGGCGGGATCGCGCTGCCGGCCGGCACACTGCTCGGTGCCGCCCAGCTCGGGCTCCTCGCGGCCTGCGGTGTGGGCGAGGTCCGTGTGGCCCCGCGCTTCCGCGTGCTGCTCCTGTCCACCGGGGACGAGGTGGCCGAGCCCGGCACGGACCTCGCCCCGGGACGGATCTACGACGCCAACACGACGCTCCTCGAGGCGGCGCTGCGGGAGGCCGGCGCCCACGTCACCCGCCACCGCCTGCTCGGGGACGATCCGGCCGTGCTCCGGGAGGCCCTCGCCGGCATCACGGCAGGCAGCACCGACCTCGTCCTCAGCAGCGGGGGCATCAGCCAGGGTGCCTACGAGGTGGTGAAGCAGGCGCTGGCGGCGAGCGGCGTGGAGTTCTCCTCGGTGGCCCTGCAGCCGGGCGGACCCCAGGCGCACGGCACCATCTCCGGCGTCCCGTTCCTGGGGTTCCCCGGCAACCCGGTGAGCGCGATCGTCTCCTTCGAGATGTTCCTGCGGCCTGCCCTCCACCGGCTGACCGGTGTCCCGGCGCCCCGCCCCGTGCTGGAGGCGGTCCTCGCCGAGGGCGTGGACAGCCCTCCCGCCAAGCACCAGGTGCGTCGCGGCGTCTACCGCGCCGGGAGGGTGGCGCTCGTGGGCGGCCCCGAGTCCCATCTGCTGCACGCCCTGGCCGCCGCCAACTGCCTCGTCCACCTGCCCGAGGGTGTCGCCTCGCTCGCCCGGGGCGACCGCGTCATGGTCACGCTCATCGGTCCCATACCGGCGGACCCCGTGGCAAGCGACGGCCCGATCACGGCGGACGGGGCCGGATCTGGTGGAATGGACTCCGCAGAAAGGACTCCATCATGA
- a CDS encoding MogA/MoaB family molybdenum cofactor biosynthesis protein gives MTPLRTAAVVIASTRAAAGTYEDECGPAITRWLYDHGYAVADAVVVPDGDAVGTAIGAALEARPAVLITSGGTGLSPDDATPEQTAPYLTRSLPGVMEAVRRAGADAVPTAVLSRGLAGTAGPTFVINLPGSPGGVRDGLAVLAPLIDHICSQLEGHNDHR, from the coding sequence ATGACCCCGCTGCGCACCGCCGCCGTCGTCATCGCCTCCACCCGTGCCGCCGCCGGCACCTACGAGGACGAGTGCGGCCCGGCCATCACCCGCTGGCTCTACGACCACGGCTACGCCGTCGCCGACGCCGTCGTGGTCCCCGACGGCGACGCCGTCGGCACCGCGATCGGTGCCGCCCTCGAGGCCCGCCCGGCGGTGCTGATCACGAGCGGGGGGACGGGGCTCAGCCCCGACGACGCCACGCCCGAGCAGACCGCCCCGTACCTGACGCGCAGCCTGCCCGGCGTCATGGAGGCCGTCCGCCGTGCCGGGGCCGACGCCGTCCCGACGGCGGTCCTCAGCCGCGGGCTGGCGGGCACCGCGGGCCCCACCTTCGTCATCAACCTGCCCGGATCGCCCGGGGGAGTCCGCGACGGACTCGCCGTCCTCGCCCCGCTCATCGACCACATCTGCTCCCAGTTGGAGGGCCACAATGACCACCGGTGA
- the dapB gene encoding 4-hydroxy-tetrahydrodipicolinate reductase, with the protein MTELLPVAVLGARGRMGSEAVRAVEAADDLELVAALGSSDPLDSLVAAGARVVVDLTVPDATVGNVGFAVEHGMHAVVGTTGWTAERLARLEALLAATPATGVLIAPNFALGSVLATAFAAAAARYFESVEIVELHHPDKVDAPSGTAVRTAQLVAAARAAAGVPDAPDATRDQLDGARGARVDGVPVHSVRLRGLTAHQEVLFGSAGEQLTLRHDSFDRASFMPGVLLGIRSVARHPGLTVGLDGYLDLQTGGAGS; encoded by the coding sequence ATGACTGAACTACTGCCGGTGGCCGTGCTGGGTGCCAGGGGACGCATGGGATCCGAGGCCGTCCGCGCGGTCGAGGCGGCCGACGACCTCGAGCTCGTCGCGGCCCTCGGCAGCAGCGACCCCCTCGACTCGCTCGTCGCCGCCGGTGCCCGCGTCGTCGTCGACCTGACCGTCCCCGACGCGACCGTCGGGAACGTCGGCTTCGCCGTCGAGCACGGCATGCACGCCGTCGTCGGGACCACGGGCTGGACCGCCGAACGCCTGGCCCGGCTGGAGGCCCTCCTGGCCGCCACACCGGCCACGGGCGTCCTGATCGCCCCGAACTTCGCGCTCGGATCCGTGCTCGCCACGGCGTTCGCCGCCGCCGCGGCACGCTACTTCGAGTCCGTCGAGATCGTGGAGCTCCACCACCCCGACAAGGTCGACGCCCCCTCCGGCACCGCCGTGCGGACCGCCCAGCTCGTCGCCGCGGCGCGCGCCGCCGCGGGCGTACCCGACGCCCCGGACGCCACGCGGGACCAGCTCGACGGAGCGCGCGGCGCCCGCGTGGACGGCGTGCCCGTGCACTCCGTGCGGCTCCGCGGACTGACGGCCCACCAGGAGGTCCTGTTCGGGAGCGCGGGAGAGCAGCTGACCCTCCGCCATGACTCCTTCGACCGCGCCTCCTTCATGCCCGGCGTCCTCCTCGGGATCCGCTCGGTGGCCCGGCACCCCGGGCTGACCGTCGGACTGGACGGCTACCTGGACCTGCAGACCGGCGGGGCGGGGTCGTGA
- the dapA gene encoding 4-hydroxy-tetrahydrodipicolinate synthase — MAETPSRIRPFGSLVAAMVTPLTDDGGVDLDATAALAAKLVDDGCDGLVVSGTTGETSTLEDSEKEDLYRVVVEAVGDRARVIAGTGTNHTSHSVEMARRAERAGAHAQLVVTPYYNKPTQSGVLAHFTAVSEASDLPIMIYDIPGRSAIPITTDTMLRLAENPRIGALKDAKADFAAVTRVLAATDLDVYAGDDGLTLPWMAAGAVGVVSVSAQVATVAFRALVDAAAAGDFAEARRIHFDLDPVVRAVMTHIPGAVSAKQILRLQGVLTNAVVRLPLVDPDEAELAPVLADLAEAGWSIGSPGTHRVARA, encoded by the coding sequence ATGGCTGAAACCCCCTCCCGCATCCGCCCGTTCGGTTCGCTCGTGGCCGCCATGGTCACGCCTCTCACCGACGACGGCGGCGTCGACCTCGATGCCACCGCCGCCCTCGCCGCGAAGCTCGTCGACGACGGCTGTGACGGCCTGGTCGTCTCGGGCACCACGGGGGAGACCTCGACGCTCGAGGACTCCGAGAAGGAGGACCTCTACCGCGTGGTCGTGGAGGCGGTGGGGGACCGCGCGCGGGTCATCGCCGGCACCGGCACGAACCACACCTCGCACTCGGTGGAGATGGCCCGCCGCGCCGAGCGTGCCGGAGCCCACGCGCAGCTCGTCGTGACGCCCTACTACAACAAGCCCACCCAGTCCGGCGTGCTGGCCCACTTCACGGCCGTGTCCGAGGCAAGCGACCTGCCGATCATGATCTACGACATCCCGGGCCGATCGGCCATCCCCATCACCACGGACACGATGCTCCGGCTGGCGGAGAACCCCAGGATCGGCGCGTTGAAGGACGCGAAGGCGGACTTCGCCGCCGTCACGCGGGTCCTCGCCGCCACGGACCTGGACGTGTACGCGGGCGACGACGGCCTGACCCTGCCGTGGATGGCCGCCGGCGCCGTCGGGGTCGTGAGCGTCAGCGCGCAGGTCGCCACGGTCGCCTTCCGTGCGCTGGTCGACGCCGCGGCGGCGGGTGATTTCGCCGAGGCCCGCCGGATCCACTTCGACCTCGACCCCGTGGTGCGTGCCGTGATGACCCACATCCCGGGCGCCGTCTCCGCGAAGCAGATCCTGCGCCTGCAGGGCGTGCTCACCAACGCCGTCGTCCGGCTTCCCCTCGTCGACCCGGACGAGGCCGAGCTGGCACCGGTCCTCGCCGATCTGGCCGAGGCGGGCTGGAGCATCGGGTCCCCGGGGACGCACCGGGTCGCCCGGGCATGA
- a CDS encoding molybdenum cofactor biosynthesis protein MoaE has translation MTTGEVVHAAVADTPITPEEAHAGVDSPYCGAVVGFSGVVRDHDGGRDVSSLSYSAHPSAGRVIREVAEEIAARHDGIRIWVAHRVGPLTIGDQALVAAVGAAHRGEAFRACSDLVDLVKERVPIWKEQFFVDGSVEWVGAGAEQ, from the coding sequence ATGACCACCGGTGAAGTCGTGCACGCCGCCGTCGCCGACACCCCCATCACCCCCGAGGAGGCGCACGCCGGCGTCGACTCGCCGTACTGCGGGGCCGTCGTCGGCTTCAGCGGCGTGGTGAGGGACCACGACGGCGGCCGCGACGTGAGCTCGCTGAGCTACTCGGCGCACCCGAGCGCCGGACGCGTCATCCGCGAGGTGGCCGAGGAGATCGCCGCGCGGCACGACGGCATCCGGATCTGGGTGGCCCACCGCGTGGGACCCCTCACGATCGGGGACCAGGCGCTCGTCGCCGCGGTCGGGGCCGCGCACCGCGGCGAGGCGTTCCGGGCCTGCTCGGACCTCGTGGACCTCGTGAAGGAGCGCGTCCCCATCTGGAAGGAACAGTTCTTCGTGGACGGCAGCGTGGAATGGGTCGGGGCAGGGGCGGAACAGTAG